The Chaetodon auriga isolate fChaAug3 chromosome 20, fChaAug3.hap1, whole genome shotgun sequence genome contains the following window.
ATCTGACGCTTTGAGTGTTGGCTTTATTTACCCTACACATGCATTTCTCAACCATTTCCACGAGAATTGGGTCATGATCACATCGCCCACGGTCTCTGTCCTGAGAAATAGCACGAATCCAGCGTGGGAGAGCGGCTCCTCAGGGGAGAAGGGCGCAGAGAAGATCAGCCACTTATCCGCGCACAACTCCGTCTCTCCCGCAGACCCTTCTCGTCAAGCCAGTCGTCTTCCCATAAAGGTTTTGAAAATGCTTACGGCTCGGGCAGGACACCTTTTACACCCGGAGTACCTTCAGCCTTTACCGTCCACCCCTGTCAGTCCCATCGAGGTAAGCACCGAGACGATTTTTGTGAAAACGTTTGCGCACACGGCCATCAATTCGCTTCATATCCAACAAAGtgtttgacactgaaatcaccGGACACTAAAGCTTAGATGAATGTTGTGGACACAGTGGGTCAGTTATTGATAACAAACAATATTTTATTTACACTATCCAATCGTCATCGAATAATGCTCTCTCGGTGTGATTTTTACCTCTATTTTCGAGCTGAATTCCGGCATTTTCACTTGATTTTCTTTCGCTCTGCGTTTTTTGGACTCGCCCTGAAATGTAATGACCTTGTCGCAAATTGATGTCCATGTTTGCGATGTCGTTTTCGACGCGTGGCAGTTGCAGTCTTATCTTGTATCTCACGTAAACCAGATCTGTGTGCAGCGTACGTTCCTTCTTTACATGCCCGTAACGCTGAGTTGCTCTGAGTTTCATCCTGAGATAAGTTCATGCGCAATGCGTAAACTATACGCGGAATGGTCATGTGCGTTTTTACCACAGAACATGATATGTGCGAGTGATTTCGTGGATTTCATTAattgtgattttgttttatttcacagctgGATGCCAAGAAAAGTCCTCTGGCTCTTCTGGCCCAAACGTGCTCTCAGATCGGCAAACCGGACCCGCCGTCCTCCTCCAAACTGTCCTCGGTGACCTCAAATGGATCTAGTGACAAGGAGACCAAATCCGGTCCGCTGAAAATGAGCGACATCGGAGCCGACGACAAATCCAGCTTCAAACCTTACTCCAAATCGTCGGAGAAGAAGGACTCgagcagcagcctcagtggAGATAAAACCAGTTTCCGAGTGCCTAGCGCCACCTGCCAGCCGTTCACCCCCAGGACAGGCAGCCCCAGCTCCTGCACCTCCGTCTCTCCTCTGCCCGCTGAAGGCAAAGCGGGGgacaaggaggaaaagaaggagtcTGATAGCAATAAAAGCACGACAGAGAGCAACGGCAGCCATAGGATAAGTGGAATTACCTCTGATGGCAGCCAACACCAGGAGAACACTTCTGGATCCAAAACTGTTACATCAGACTCAACATCTGTATCTTCCTCGTCCTCCGTGCTCGGCTCTGGACTGGTGGCCCCTGTTTCCCCATATAAACCTGGTCATACAGTTTTCCCCTTGCCACCTGCTGGCATTTCCTATCCTGGAAGTTTAGCGGGTGCCTATGCAGGTTACCCGCAGCCGTTCCTCCCTCCCGGAATGACCCTTGACCCCACCAAATCCAGCAGCCAGCTTTTGAGTGCGCAGTTTGCTGCTGCCAACTCACTGGGATGCAGTAAAGCAGGAACGAGTCCCTTAGCTGGAGCGTCCCCGCCGTCTCTAATGTCCGCTAGTCTGTGTCGAGACCCGTACTGCCTGAGCTATCACTGCACAAGCCATTTGACCGGTGCGTCCAGCGCAAACTGCGCACATGACTCtgcggcggctgctgctgcggcCGCCTCCGCGCTCAAGTCTGGATACCCGCTCATGTACCCGACGCACCCGTTGCACGGCGTGCACTCCTCGGCCCCGTCTTTCAGCGGACATCCCTTATATCCTTACGGGTTTATGCTGCCCAATGACCCCCTGCCGCACGTGTGTAACTGGGTGTCTGCTAACGGACCTTGCGATAAGCGCTTTTCGTCCTCAGAGGAGCTTCTCAGCCACTTGCGGACTCACACGGCCTTTGCCGGCACGGAGAAGTTGTTATCTGGGTACCCGGGCTCATCTTCTCTCGCCAacgctgccgccgccgctgctaTGGCCTGTCACATGCATATGCCTCCAAACGGCAGCCCAGGCAGCCCCGGCACACTGGCCCTCAGgagcccccatcaccctctcgGACTGAGCAGCCGCTACCACCCTTATTCAAAGAGCCCCCTGCCCACACCCGGTGCCCCGGTGCCGG
Protein-coding sequences here:
- the LOC143338649 gene encoding zinc finger protein 503-like; this encodes MITSPTVSVLRNSTNPAWESGSSGEKGAEKISHLSAHNSVSPADPSRQASRLPIKVLKMLTARAGHLLHPEYLQPLPSTPVSPIELDAKKSPLALLAQTCSQIGKPDPPSSSKLSSVTSNGSSDKETKSGPLKMSDIGADDKSSFKPYSKSSEKKDSSSSLSGDKTSFRVPSATCQPFTPRTGSPSSCTSVSPLPAEGKAGDKEEKKESDSNKSTTESNGSHRISGITSDGSQHQENTSGSKTVTSDSTSVSSSSSVLGSGLVAPVSPYKPGHTVFPLPPAGISYPGSLAGAYAGYPQPFLPPGMTLDPTKSSSQLLSAQFAAANSLGCSKAGTSPLAGASPPSLMSASLCRDPYCLSYHCTSHLTGASSANCAHDSAAAAAAAASALKSGYPLMYPTHPLHGVHSSAPSFSGHPLYPYGFMLPNDPLPHVCNWVSANGPCDKRFSSSEELLSHLRTHTAFAGTEKLLSGYPGSSSLANAAAAAAMACHMHMPPNGSPGSPGTLALRSPHHPLGLSSRYHPYSKSPLPTPGAPVPVPAATGAYYSPYALYGQRLTTASALGYQ